From Paenibacillus polymyxa, the proteins below share one genomic window:
- a CDS encoding DJ-1/PfpI family protein encodes MSKKALFIIPPERFNEDELFKPKEALEQAGVTVTLASTKTGEIMGDYNGKATADLVFTDAVPAEYDVVSVIGGSGTNDHLWNNADLQALLKQAHEQKTLVAGICAGSVAVAQTGLLSGRTATCYPVDVQKDQLQSHQADYVAQHVVAHSDIITADGPDGAQEFGKALVQALQ; translated from the coding sequence ATGAGTAAAAAAGCTCTTTTTATTATACCCCCAGAGCGCTTTAATGAGGATGAATTATTTAAACCAAAAGAAGCGCTGGAGCAAGCAGGTGTTACTGTAACATTAGCCAGTACAAAAACAGGCGAAATCATGGGTGACTACAACGGTAAAGCGACGGCTGATCTTGTCTTTACAGACGCTGTGCCGGCTGAGTATGATGTGGTATCTGTAATCGGCGGATCAGGAACAAATGATCATCTGTGGAATAACGCGGATCTCCAAGCTCTGCTGAAACAAGCTCATGAGCAAAAGACTTTAGTGGCTGGCATCTGCGCAGGCTCTGTAGCTGTGGCTCAAACCGGCCTGCTCTCTGGCAGAACGGCTACATGCTACCCCGTGGATGTGCAAAAGGATCAGCTCCAATCGCATCAAGCCGACTATGTCGCTCAGCATGTCGTCGCTCATAGCGATATTATTACAGCCGACGGCCCAGATGGTGCACAGGAGTTTGGTAAAGCACTCGTTCAAGCTCTGCAATAA
- a CDS encoding FAD-dependent monooxygenase, producing MKLECEVCVVGGGPAGTLLSCLLAEQGVSTILVERQSVPGKAFRGEILNDEGQEVIRKHKLLEQIHEDHILASTRIEYWQHQQQVKTVEPASIHGNVGVHIPQPRFLDALLKQASTYESFRYLAGTTVTALEGDSEQGYTGLTARDKNGHEITIHSSLIVGADGRYSTVRKLAQMLVTNIRHGYDLLWAKITAPTGWEPVTRLALVNGGQLALFSQAEGYIQIGWNVEEGSFSTLFKQSFEPFIQLFTEAFPDLEHSVHDHIRSWKDFVPLDIFSSRSDTWAQNGLVLIGDAAHTMTPTGAFGLNAALKDADVLASELLRLRQQVYTAEDLKAFEDGRRQAVTELQERQLILESTFHEHFLHIVK from the coding sequence ATGAAGCTAGAATGTGAAGTGTGCGTAGTTGGAGGGGGACCCGCAGGGACTTTGTTATCCTGTCTACTGGCGGAGCAGGGTGTTTCAACGATATTGGTTGAGCGGCAGAGCGTGCCCGGAAAGGCTTTCCGCGGTGAAATTTTAAACGATGAGGGTCAGGAAGTGATCCGCAAACATAAACTGCTCGAACAAATTCATGAGGATCATATTCTCGCCTCCACAAGAATCGAATATTGGCAGCATCAGCAGCAGGTCAAGACGGTTGAGCCAGCTTCAATCCATGGTAATGTAGGGGTGCATATTCCACAACCTCGATTTTTGGATGCTCTGCTCAAGCAGGCGTCCACCTACGAGTCTTTCCGTTACCTGGCAGGTACAACTGTGACTGCGTTGGAGGGTGACAGCGAGCAGGGGTACACGGGCTTGACCGCCCGCGATAAGAACGGTCATGAGATTACAATTCATAGTTCTTTGATTGTGGGGGCAGACGGACGCTATTCGACTGTGCGCAAGCTGGCGCAGATGCTTGTGACTAACATTCGCCACGGCTATGATCTGCTATGGGCCAAAATCACGGCACCTACCGGGTGGGAGCCCGTCACTCGTCTAGCCCTGGTCAACGGAGGTCAGTTGGCTTTATTCTCGCAGGCTGAGGGCTATATCCAAATTGGCTGGAATGTGGAGGAGGGGAGCTTTTCCACCCTGTTTAAGCAATCTTTTGAACCATTTATACAGCTGTTTACGGAGGCTTTTCCAGATTTAGAGCATAGTGTGCATGATCACATTCGTTCATGGAAGGACTTCGTACCGTTGGATATTTTCAGCAGCCGTAGTGACACATGGGCACAGAATGGACTGGTCCTGATTGGAGATGCGGCGCATACCATGACACCTACGGGAGCTTTTGGTTTGAACGCTGCTTTGAAGGATGCCGATGTGCTGGCCAGTGAGCTTCTTCGTTTACGCCAGCAGGTATATACCGCAGAAGACCTGAAGGCTTTCGAAGATGGACGACGGCAGGCTGTCACCGAGCTTCAGGAGCGTCAACTAATCTTGGAGTCCACGTTTCATGAACATTTCTTACACATAGTTAAATGA
- a CDS encoding GTP cyclohydrolase II, with protein sequence MNIKDVATLLNDKIQTVRGEQSSTILVGPIKLPVNLEGETVVFQWYCWLPVRDEEDRQNLLNANAETIVKRLSTLNLAEGQQSSVLVYGDLQQSENALVRMHSICHTGDIFGSKRCDCGFQLHQSMKMIVEHGTGALFYLANHEGRGIGLFSKAMAYILQEEGMDTVEANHQLGFEDDTRNYADAISVLQHLRQKPVTLITNNPKKLDALKKSGMNVAGRMPLWGDVSQYNERYLNTKVERSGHLRDSDLREVL encoded by the coding sequence ATGAATATTAAAGATGTAGCTACGCTACTTAACGATAAAATTCAAACTGTTCGTGGAGAGCAATCCTCGACAATTTTGGTAGGACCGATCAAGCTGCCAGTTAATTTAGAAGGGGAAACGGTTGTTTTTCAATGGTATTGCTGGCTACCTGTACGGGACGAGGAAGATCGCCAGAACTTACTGAATGCCAATGCTGAGACGATCGTGAAGCGATTGTCCACACTGAACTTGGCGGAGGGACAACAATCAAGTGTATTGGTGTACGGGGATCTCCAACAGTCCGAAAATGCATTAGTTCGCATGCATAGTATTTGTCATACTGGAGATATTTTTGGTAGCAAGCGTTGTGATTGCGGATTTCAACTCCATCAGTCGATGAAAATGATTGTGGAACATGGAACAGGTGCATTGTTCTATCTGGCAAATCATGAAGGTCGCGGAATCGGTTTGTTTAGTAAAGCCATGGCTTATATTCTACAAGAAGAAGGCATGGATACCGTCGAAGCCAACCATCAGTTGGGTTTTGAAGATGATACACGCAATTATGCGGATGCCATTAGTGTGCTTCAACATCTGAGACAAAAACCAGTAACTCTGATTACAAATAACCCTAAAAAGCTGGATGCCTTGAAGAAGTCGGGTATGAATGTGGCGGGACGTATGCCGCTCTGGGGCGATGTGTCACAATATAATGAACGGTACTTGAATACAAAAGTAGAACGATCCGGCCATTTGCGGGATTCCGATCTCAGGGAGGTTCTATGA
- a CDS encoding winged helix-turn-helix transcriptional regulator codes for MNIPQMCPRFEKAMELLSKRWTVLIVFQLTNGPQRFVAIENSIPNLSGKVLSDRLKELEEEGIIQRMVYPEKPVRIEYSLTDKGRDLAPLFDHIGTWATRWIEVLPALEQQ; via the coding sequence ATGAATATTCCGCAGATGTGCCCACGGTTTGAAAAGGCTATGGAGCTACTGAGCAAGCGTTGGACGGTGTTGATCGTATTTCAACTAACGAATGGTCCGCAACGTTTCGTCGCTATTGAGAATTCAATTCCTAACTTAAGTGGAAAAGTCCTTTCGGACCGTTTGAAAGAGCTGGAGGAAGAAGGAATCATTCAACGTATGGTTTATCCTGAAAAGCCTGTGCGGATTGAATACTCCCTTACGGATAAGGGACGCGATTTAGCTCCTTTATTTGACCATATTGGTACTTGGGCTACACGCTGGATTGAGGTTTTACCAGCACTTGAACAGCAATGA
- a CDS encoding winged helix-turn-helix transcriptional regulator → MSDTLREEIREKIVNGDYNCEKELTLSVLSGKWKVVILWHLGVEGPHRFSDLQRLFPKLSHKVLTNQLRELMEDGIVHREVYPEVPPKVEYSMTELGMTILPIVEMMYDWGKKRVQSIREEMQRSSEGNV, encoded by the coding sequence ATGTCTGATACGCTGAGAGAAGAAATACGGGAGAAAATTGTAAACGGAGACTACAACTGCGAAAAGGAATTAACGCTATCTGTGCTGAGCGGGAAATGGAAGGTCGTTATTTTATGGCATCTGGGTGTCGAAGGGCCGCACCGGTTCAGTGACCTGCAAAGGTTGTTTCCGAAGCTGTCGCATAAAGTGCTGACCAACCAGCTACGGGAGTTGATGGAGGACGGTATTGTACACCGGGAAGTGTATCCCGAAGTGCCTCCAAAGGTGGAGTATTCGATGACTGAGCTGGGGATGACGATTTTACCGATTGTGGAGATGATGTATGACTGGGGGAAAAAACGGGTGCAATCCATCCGTGAGGAAATGCAACGCAGCAGTGAGGGAAATGTTTAA